In Hamadaea flava, a genomic segment contains:
- a CDS encoding BPL-N domain-containing protein encodes MAWFREANRPPAESNPLALIYRGGASCSGCSESVAALLRSGPTKFRTAYCGPDEDRQISPDELAEATVYVQPGGGQVSRTWRQLRDYSSYVRDFVNNGGTYLGFCLGAYLAAGNPGFGLLPGDVGQYIDTPGASTDSDDDTVVPITWRGQQRHMYFQDGPLFRLNDGAPATVLATYNTGAPAAVVAGYGSGRVGVVGPHPEADQGWYRDARLTNPDGIRFDLGYDFVETAVYGQLPTK; translated from the coding sequence ATGGCATGGTTCAGAGAGGCCAACCGACCTCCGGCGGAGTCGAATCCACTGGCCCTGATCTATCGCGGCGGCGCGTCCTGCTCCGGATGCTCGGAATCCGTGGCCGCGCTCCTGCGCTCCGGCCCCACGAAGTTCCGCACCGCGTACTGCGGCCCCGACGAGGATCGCCAGATCTCACCGGACGAACTGGCCGAAGCCACCGTCTACGTCCAGCCCGGCGGAGGCCAGGTCAGCCGTACCTGGCGTCAGCTGCGTGACTACAGCTCCTACGTCCGCGACTTCGTGAACAACGGCGGCACGTATCTCGGGTTCTGCCTCGGCGCCTACCTCGCCGCCGGCAATCCCGGATTCGGGCTGCTGCCGGGAGACGTCGGCCAATACATCGACACTCCCGGCGCCAGCACCGACAGCGACGACGACACCGTCGTCCCGATCACCTGGCGCGGCCAGCAACGCCACATGTACTTTCAGGACGGACCACTGTTCCGGCTCAACGACGGCGCCCCGGCGACCGTGCTCGCCACCTATAACACGGGCGCTCCGGCCGCCGTCGTCGCCGGCTACGGCTCCGGGCGCGTCGGCGTCGTCGGGCCACACCCGGAAGCCGACCAGGGCTGGTATCGCGATGCACGCCTGACCAACCCGGACGGCATCCGCTTCGACCTCGGTTATGACTTCGTCGAGACCGCCGTGTACGGGCAGCTGCCTACCAAATGA
- a CDS encoding heparan-alpha-glucosaminide N-acetyltransferase domain-containing protein codes for MTDQALKPRAGEAAAPPPTAPITTGDRRRILAVDATRGAALLGMIAVHSLNDTDALGQPTWSTTIFSGRAAAAFAVLTGVTIAFLTGRRRVRASAALPTMTALLIRALAIAAIGFALGYTNAATATVILPYYAVMLLLTIPLVFLPTWLVAFTGIAVTGGMPVLTHLWLPRLTGPTQPNLTFGWLFTHPLESLTQLSITGMYPALTWMAYLCAGIVIGRLNLARLRTAIALLATGTVFAVAAAVTASRLSQLALEHIWPAQYASTLDEYETLDMLNLGGDGTAPTSTWWWLAIDSPHTGTPLDLLGTTGTAVALLGIMLLVARIARPTALRWLVAAVQTPLGAAGSITLTLYTLHTVFMSSSYDTYTPTTGFLVQLGGVLFLGLCVRATIGKGPLEALVTALTRAGRRWATPPSRRPPRAQPHRTSANAPVAGQPGGEPATIPVSSEASR; via the coding sequence ATGACCGATCAAGCCCTGAAACCGCGTGCCGGCGAGGCGGCCGCACCACCACCGACCGCACCCATAACGACCGGCGACCGGCGACGGATTCTCGCGGTCGACGCCACCCGGGGCGCGGCCCTCCTCGGCATGATCGCCGTCCACTCGCTCAACGACACCGACGCGCTCGGCCAGCCGACCTGGTCGACGACGATCTTCTCCGGACGGGCCGCGGCGGCGTTCGCGGTCCTCACCGGCGTCACCATCGCGTTTCTGACCGGCCGCCGACGCGTACGCGCATCGGCCGCGCTGCCCACGATGACCGCGCTGCTCATCCGGGCGCTGGCAATCGCAGCGATCGGGTTCGCCCTGGGCTACACGAACGCCGCGACCGCCACTGTGATCCTGCCCTACTACGCGGTCATGCTCCTGCTCACGATCCCGCTGGTCTTCCTGCCGACCTGGCTGGTCGCGTTCACCGGGATCGCGGTGACCGGCGGGATGCCGGTGCTGACCCACCTCTGGCTCCCCCGCCTGACGGGGCCGACCCAGCCGAACCTCACGTTCGGGTGGTTGTTCACGCATCCACTCGAGTCGCTCACCCAACTGTCGATCACCGGCATGTACCCGGCGCTGACCTGGATGGCGTACCTGTGCGCGGGCATCGTCATCGGCCGGCTGAACCTGGCCAGGCTGCGTACGGCCATCGCCCTGCTCGCCACCGGGACGGTGTTCGCCGTGGCGGCCGCGGTGACCGCGTCGCGACTGTCGCAGCTCGCGCTGGAACACATCTGGCCGGCCCAGTACGCCAGCACGCTGGACGAGTACGAGACGCTCGACATGCTCAACCTCGGCGGCGACGGCACCGCGCCCACCTCCACGTGGTGGTGGCTCGCGATCGACTCCCCGCACACGGGCACCCCGCTCGACCTGCTCGGCACCACCGGCACCGCGGTCGCCCTCCTCGGGATCATGCTGCTCGTCGCCCGGATCGCCCGTCCCACCGCGCTGCGCTGGCTGGTGGCCGCCGTGCAGACGCCGCTGGGCGCGGCGGGCAGCATCACGCTTACCCTGTACACCCTGCACACGGTGTTCATGAGTTCGAGCTACGACACCTACACGCCGACCACCGGGTTCCTCGTGCAGCTTGGCGGGGTGCTGTTCCTCGGGCTCTGCGTACGCGCGACGATCGGCAAGGGTCCGCTCGAAGCCCTCGTCACCGCGTTGACCCGAGCAGGCCGCCGCTGGGCGACACCGCCCTCGCGCCGCCCACCACGAGCCCAACCCCACAGAACCTCGGCGAACGCGCCCGTCGCCGGCCAACCAGGTGGCGAACCCGCCACGATCCCCGTCAGCTCGGAGGCATCACGGTGA